The following are from one region of the Variovorax sp. V213 genome:
- a CDS encoding SDR family oxidoreductase: MNASSRYRSVFSPGLFAGQVIVVTGGGSGIGRCTAHELASLGAEVVLVGRKTEKLKQVQAEIASAGGKAGIQAFDIRQEEAVRTAVAGIVATHGRIDGLVNNAGGQYITPLAAISAKGWEAVIHTNLTGGFLVARECFVQSMQAKGGAIVNIVADMWGSMPNMGHSGAARAGMVSFTETAALEWAASGVRVNAVAPGYIASSGMDHYPPEAGDMLRAMRNTVPAGRFGNEAETSAAIAFLLSPAASFISGSVLRVDGARPQVRMGWPMALPDAQAQQRAAVRPFDGFHLAETPRVFQDGDEPND, encoded by the coding sequence ATGAACGCCTCTTCCCGATATCGTTCCGTGTTCTCGCCCGGCCTGTTCGCCGGGCAGGTGATCGTCGTCACCGGCGGTGGCTCCGGCATCGGCCGCTGCACGGCGCACGAGCTCGCGTCGCTGGGCGCAGAGGTGGTGCTGGTCGGCCGCAAGACCGAAAAGCTGAAGCAGGTGCAGGCCGAGATCGCGAGTGCCGGTGGCAAGGCAGGCATCCAGGCCTTCGACATCCGGCAGGAAGAGGCGGTGCGCACAGCCGTTGCCGGCATCGTCGCGACACATGGCCGCATCGACGGCCTCGTCAACAACGCGGGCGGCCAGTACATCACGCCGCTCGCGGCGATTTCGGCCAAGGGCTGGGAGGCGGTGATCCACACCAACCTCACGGGCGGCTTCCTGGTCGCGCGCGAATGCTTTGTGCAAAGCATGCAGGCCAAGGGCGGTGCCATCGTCAACATCGTGGCCGACATGTGGGGTTCCATGCCCAACATGGGCCACAGCGGCGCCGCGCGCGCGGGCATGGTGAGCTTCACCGAAACGGCCGCCCTCGAATGGGCCGCGAGCGGCGTGCGCGTGAACGCCGTGGCGCCGGGCTATATCGCATCGAGCGGCATGGACCACTACCCGCCCGAGGCCGGCGACATGCTGCGCGCCATGCGCAACACCGTGCCCGCGGGGCGCTTCGGCAACGAGGCCGAGACCTCGGCCGCCATCGCCTTCCTGCTGAGCCCCGCGGCGAGCTTCATCAGCGGCAGCGTGCTGCGCGTGGACGGCGCGCGGCCGCAGGTGCGCATGGGCTGGCCAATGGCGCTGCCCGATGCGCAGGCGCAGCAGCGCGCGGCGGTGCGGCCCTTCGACGGCTTTCATCTCGCCGAGACGCCGCGCGTGTTCCAGGATGGCGACGAACCGAACGACTGA
- a CDS encoding acyl-CoA dehydrogenase family protein → MQYTHEHLEIQNTLRRFIDDEINPHVDEWEEAEIFPAHEVFKKLGNLGMLGLNKPEAFGGAGLDYSYAMAMAEALGHVSCGGVPMAIGVQTDMCTPALARFGSDELRREFLAPAIAGDTVGCIGVSEPGAGSDVAGLKSHARKDGADYLISGQKMWITNSLQADWMCMLVNTSDGPVHRNKSLVMVPMDAPGIEKAKKIRKIGMHSSDTGLIYFDNVRVPQRYRIGEEGQGFVYQMQQFQEERLWAAASSLEPMEDCIAQTIEWAQQRHMFGGTLADQQWVQFKLAELKTEVEALRALAYRACDLHVQGEDVLELASMAKLKTGRLTRQVADTCLQFWGGMGFTLENRVSRLYRDGRLGSIGGGADEVMLGILAKTMGIAKRPPRG, encoded by the coding sequence ATGCAGTACACCCACGAGCATCTCGAGATCCAGAACACGCTGCGCCGCTTCATCGACGACGAGATCAATCCGCATGTCGACGAATGGGAAGAGGCCGAGATCTTTCCCGCGCACGAGGTCTTCAAGAAGCTCGGCAACCTGGGCATGCTGGGCCTCAACAAGCCCGAGGCCTTCGGCGGCGCCGGCCTCGACTATTCGTACGCGATGGCGATGGCCGAGGCGCTGGGCCACGTGAGCTGCGGCGGCGTGCCGATGGCCATCGGCGTGCAGACCGACATGTGCACGCCCGCACTCGCGCGCTTTGGCAGCGACGAACTGCGCCGCGAGTTCCTGGCACCCGCCATCGCGGGCGACACGGTCGGCTGCATCGGCGTGAGCGAGCCCGGCGCGGGCAGCGACGTGGCGGGTCTCAAGAGCCATGCGCGCAAGGACGGCGCTGACTACCTCATCAGCGGCCAGAAGATGTGGATCACCAACAGCCTGCAGGCCGACTGGATGTGCATGCTGGTCAACACCAGCGACGGCCCGGTGCATCGGAACAAGTCGCTCGTGATGGTGCCCATGGACGCGCCTGGTATCGAGAAGGCAAAAAAAATCCGCAAGATCGGCATGCATTCGAGTGACACCGGCCTCATCTACTTCGACAACGTTCGCGTGCCGCAGCGCTATCGCATCGGCGAGGAAGGCCAGGGCTTCGTCTACCAGATGCAGCAATTCCAGGAAGAGCGGCTGTGGGCCGCCGCGAGTTCGCTCGAACCGATGGAGGACTGCATCGCGCAGACCATCGAATGGGCGCAGCAGCGCCACATGTTCGGCGGCACGCTGGCCGACCAGCAGTGGGTGCAATTCAAGCTGGCCGAGCTCAAGACCGAAGTGGAGGCGCTGCGCGCCCTCGCCTACCGAGCCTGCGATCTGCATGTGCAGGGCGAGGACGTGCTCGAGCTGGCCTCGATGGCCAAGCTCAAGACGGGCCGGCTCACGCGGCAGGTGGCCGACACCTGCCTGCAGTTCTGGGGCGGCATGGGCTTCACGCTCGAGAACCGCGTCTCGCGCCTGTACCGCGACGGCCGGCTGGGCTCCATCGGCGGCGGCGCGGACGAGGTGATGCTGGGCATCCTCGCGAAGACCATGGGCATCGCCAAGCGGCCGCCGCGCGGCTGA